Proteins encoded together in one Peribacillus asahii window:
- a CDS encoding sigma-w pathway protein ysdB translates to MALLFRLILLVVIVFLLYTAIKYMLSSRRKLELAHEQGKFYFLDDPKNIRKNFLLTYNGVLFEGEKYLGTTERSFEVVSIFIWPKNTADLKGLKRDDFLKIEAAIKKQYPASSIDWKSPVKEFLNRD, encoded by the coding sequence ATGGCCTTATTATTCCGTCTTATTTTATTAGTAGTTATTGTCTTTTTACTATATACGGCGATTAAATATATGTTAAGTTCGCGAAGAAAACTGGAATTAGCCCATGAACAAGGAAAGTTCTATTTTCTCGATGACCCAAAAAATATTCGTAAAAATTTCTTATTAACATATAACGGAGTCTTATTTGAGGGCGAAAAATACCTCGGAACGACGGAGCGTTCCTTTGAAGTCGTGTCCATTTTTATTTGGCCAAAAAATACAGCCGATCTAAAAGGGCTAAAGCGGGACGACTTCTTAAAAATCGAAGCTGCTATAAAAAAACAATACCCCGCCTCTTCCATTGACTGGAAAAGCCCTGTAAAGGAATTTTTGAATAGGGATTAA
- the thrS gene encoding threonine--tRNA ligase — MSELVKISFPDGAVKEFNKGTTTEEIAASISPGLKKKSIAGKFNGELYDLKRPILVDGTIEIVTQDTIDALEIMRHSTAHLMAQAIKRLYKNAKFGVGPVIEGGFYYDIDLEESLTPEDLPLIEKEMKKIVNENLEINRIEVSRDKAISRFTEIGDNYKLELIEAIPADQQVTIYEQGEFFDLCRGVHVPSTGKIKEFKLLSIAGAYWRGDSKNKMLQRIYGTAFFKKEELAEHLRLLEEAKERDHRKIGKELNLFMSSQKVGQGLPLWLPKGATIRRTIERYIVDKEQRLGYDHVYTPVMGSVELYKTSGHWDHYQDGMFPVMEMDNEQLVLRPMNCPHHMMIFKNGIHSYRQLPVRIAELGTMHRYEMSGALSGLQRVRGMTLNDAHIFVRPDQIKDEFKRVVNLILEVYKDFDIKDYSFRLSYRDPADTEKYYDDDAMWEKAQGMLKEAMDELELDYFEADGEAAFYGPKLDVQVRTALGKDETLSTVQLDFLLPERFDLGYVGEDGKQHRPVVIHRGVVSTMERFVAFLIEEYKGAFPTWLAPVQAQVIPVSPAVHLDYAKEVQEKLQAAGLRVDLDTRDEKIGYKIREAQMQKIPYMLVVGDNEVKEGSVNVRKYGEQKSETISFEEFSALIQAEVNR, encoded by the coding sequence ATGTCTGAATTAGTAAAAATCTCTTTTCCTGATGGCGCAGTGAAGGAGTTTAATAAAGGCACAACAACAGAAGAGATTGCAGCATCTATTAGTCCTGGTTTAAAAAAGAAATCGATTGCTGGTAAATTTAATGGGGAATTATACGATTTAAAACGTCCTATCTTAGTGGATGGAACAATTGAAATTGTGACACAAGATACAATCGATGCCCTAGAAATTATGCGTCATAGTACAGCTCATTTAATGGCCCAAGCGATTAAACGTTTATATAAAAATGCAAAGTTTGGTGTTGGCCCAGTTATTGAAGGCGGTTTCTACTATGATATCGACCTTGAAGAATCATTAACACCAGAAGACTTACCATTAATTGAAAAAGAAATGAAAAAAATCGTCAACGAAAACTTAGAAATTAATCGTATTGAAGTAAGCCGTGACAAAGCAATTTCTCGTTTTACAGAAATTGGCGACAATTATAAATTAGAGTTAATTGAAGCAATTCCGGCCGATCAACAAGTAACAATTTATGAACAAGGAGAGTTTTTCGACCTTTGTCGCGGGGTTCATGTTCCGTCGACAGGAAAAATTAAAGAATTTAAGCTGTTAAGCATTGCTGGTGCCTACTGGAGAGGCGACAGCAAAAATAAAATGCTGCAACGTATTTATGGAACAGCTTTCTTTAAAAAAGAAGAGTTAGCAGAGCACTTACGCTTGCTTGAGGAAGCAAAAGAGCGTGACCATCGTAAAATCGGAAAAGAATTAAACCTATTTATGAGTTCACAAAAAGTAGGTCAAGGTCTTCCGTTATGGCTTCCAAAAGGGGCAACAATTCGCCGTACAATCGAACGTTATATTGTCGATAAAGAACAGCGTCTAGGTTATGATCACGTGTATACACCAGTTATGGGTAGTGTGGAATTATACAAAACATCTGGTCACTGGGATCATTATCAAGATGGTATGTTCCCTGTGATGGAAATGGATAACGAGCAACTTGTTCTTCGTCCAATGAACTGCCCGCACCATATGATGATTTTCAAAAATGGAATTCATAGTTATCGTCAGCTTCCAGTTCGTATTGCTGAGCTTGGTACAATGCACCGTTATGAAATGTCAGGCGCATTATCGGGCTTGCAGCGTGTGCGTGGAATGACATTAAATGATGCGCATATTTTCGTTCGTCCAGATCAAATTAAAGACGAATTTAAACGCGTAGTCAATTTAATTCTAGAAGTATATAAAGACTTTGATATTAAGGATTATTCATTCCGTCTTTCTTACCGCGACCCAGCAGATACTGAGAAATACTACGATGATGATGCAATGTGGGAAAAAGCACAAGGTATGTTAAAAGAAGCGATGGATGAGCTTGAGCTTGACTACTTTGAAGCTGACGGAGAAGCGGCATTCTACGGTCCAAAACTCGATGTTCAGGTTCGTACTGCACTTGGAAAAGATGAAACATTATCAACTGTTCAATTAGATTTCTTATTACCGGAACGCTTTGACTTAGGTTATGTTGGTGAAGATGGAAAACAGCATCGTCCGGTCGTTATTCACCGTGGTGTAGTATCAACAATGGAACGTTTCGTAGCATTCTTAATTGAAGAATATAAAGGGGCATTCCCAACTTGGTTAGCACCGGTTCAAGCGCAAGTTATTCCAGTTTCACCTGCTGTTCATCTTGATTATGCAAAAGAAGTTCAAGAAAAATTACAAGCAGCTGGCCTTCGCGTTGATTTAGACACTCGTGATGAGAAAATCGGTTACAAAATTCGTGAAGCACAAATGCAAAAAATTCCTTATATGCTCGTTGTTGGAGACAATGAAGTGAAAGAAGGAAGCGTAAATGTTCGTAAATATGGCGAACAAAAATCAGAAACTATTTCGTTTGAAGAATTTTCAGCGCTTATTCAAGCAGAAGTGAATCGTTAA
- a CDS encoding TVP38/TMEM64 family protein, with the protein MDEKLAIVLSYIQSGSVFMPFVFIAFHVLRQLLFIPVIVVCISGGILFGPVLGTIYSIIGLTLSNLCFYFIIGKFPKTRDKLLLLKDKLFGNHKLNSSQIAILRLLPFIHYYLLSFCLMESNKGIKHYLYLSFLTNIPLAFVYTVFGHSIANFSSTSLIIMLVAITFLIYLVRERRNVVPWREFFRYKDKG; encoded by the coding sequence ATGGATGAGAAATTGGCGATTGTCTTAAGTTATATTCAGTCTGGTAGTGTGTTTATGCCTTTTGTGTTTATTGCTTTTCATGTGCTCCGGCAACTTCTATTCATCCCTGTTATTGTCGTGTGTATTTCAGGTGGTATTTTATTCGGCCCTGTTTTAGGTACAATATATTCTATTATTGGATTAACATTGTCAAACCTTTGCTTTTATTTTATTATTGGAAAATTCCCGAAAACTAGAGATAAGCTGTTGCTTTTAAAAGATAAGCTGTTCGGCAATCACAAGCTGAACAGCTCTCAAATTGCTATACTAAGATTGCTTCCTTTTATTCATTATTATCTTCTCTCATTTTGTTTGATGGAATCGAATAAAGGCATTAAACATTACCTCTACCTATCGTTTTTAACGAACATTCCACTTGCTTTTGTCTACACGGTGTTTGGCCACTCTATAGCTAATTTTAGTTCAACATCTCTTATCATTATGTTAGTAGCGATTACGTTTCTTATATATCTAGTACGAGAAAGGCGAAATGTCGTCCCTTGGAGGGAGTTTTTTCGATATAAGGATAAAGGCTGA
- the rplT gene encoding 50S ribosomal protein L20 — translation MPRVKGGTVTRKRRKKVIKLAKGYYGSKHTLYKVANQQVMKSGNYAFRDRRQKKRDFRKLWITRINAAARINGLSYSRLMHGLKLAGIEVNRKMLADLAIADAQAFAQLADAAKAQLNK, via the coding sequence ATGCCACGTGTAAAAGGCGGTACTGTTACTCGCAAACGTCGTAAAAAAGTTATAAAATTAGCTAAAGGTTACTATGGTTCTAAACATACTTTATATAAAGTAGCTAACCAACAAGTGATGAAGTCAGGAAACTATGCTTTCCGTGACCGTCGTCAGAAAAAACGTGATTTCCGTAAATTATGGATCACTCGTATCAATGCTGCAGCTCGCATCAACGGTCTTTCTTACAGCCGTTTAATGCACGGTTTAAAGCTTGCTGGTATCGAAGTAAACCGCAAAATGCTTGCTGACCTTGCTATTGCTGATGCACAAGCATTCGCTCAATTAGCAGACGCTGCAAAAGCACAATTAAACAAATAA
- the dnaI gene encoding primosomal protein DnaI, whose amino-acid sequence MQKINSALNKLTNGTKFQQRYEALKQEVMEDEHIHDFLHENRSIITKEMLEKSVGKLYEFSTQSKKCDKCPSLDGCVNMMQGYYPKLVIQGNALDLHYEVCPRKVVEDDKRKREKLIRSLYVPRDILAANIADFLEKDVSDERYAIVGKVMSFINDYIPGQKQKALYIHGKFGVGKTYLLGAIANQLAEKQISSLIVYFPDFLRELKGSIGDNTVNEKIEMVKTAPVLMIDDIGAESMTSWGRDEVLGPILQFRMLENLPTFFTSNFNFDQLKNHLTFSQRGEREEVKAARVMERLQYLAEPIELEGKNRRL is encoded by the coding sequence ATGCAAAAGATTAATTCAGCCTTAAACAAATTGACGAATGGTACAAAGTTTCAGCAGCGTTATGAAGCTTTAAAGCAAGAAGTGATGGAAGATGAACACATTCATGATTTTTTACATGAAAATCGATCCATTATTACAAAAGAAATGTTAGAAAAAAGTGTCGGGAAACTGTATGAATTTTCGACACAAAGCAAGAAATGTGATAAGTGTCCAAGTTTAGATGGTTGTGTGAATATGATGCAAGGATATTATCCAAAGCTTGTGATTCAAGGGAATGCTCTGGATCTTCATTATGAAGTCTGTCCACGGAAAGTAGTAGAAGATGACAAACGAAAACGCGAGAAGTTAATTCGCAGCCTATATGTACCGCGCGATATTCTCGCGGCCAATATTGCCGACTTTTTAGAAAAGGACGTATCGGATGAACGATACGCAATAGTAGGTAAGGTAATGAGTTTTATCAATGATTATATACCAGGTCAAAAGCAAAAAGCACTTTATATTCACGGGAAATTTGGTGTTGGAAAAACCTATTTACTAGGAGCGATAGCGAATCAATTAGCCGAGAAACAAATATCATCGTTAATTGTATATTTTCCCGACTTTTTGCGCGAGCTTAAAGGCTCGATTGGAGATAATACAGTGAATGAAAAGATTGAAATGGTAAAGACGGCTCCTGTACTAATGATTGATGATATAGGCGCTGAATCAATGACGAGCTGGGGTCGAGATGAAGTGCTTGGGCCAATATTGCAATTTAGAATGCTTGAGAATTTGCCGACTTTCTTTACCTCGAATTTTAACTTTGATCAGTTAAAAAATCATTTAACTTTTTCTCAGCGAGGGGAGCGGGAAGAAGTGAAAGCGGCGCGAGTAATGGAACGTCTTCAATATCTGGCAGAACCGATTGAGCTAGAAGGTAAAAATCGAAGACTGTGA
- a CDS encoding DUF1294 domain-containing protein, with the protein MFTMVYMIFINILAFTIMGIDKKKARNGEYRISERTLWIVAVIGGGTGAYLGMKQFRHKTKHASFKWGFPVLMVIQLGLLVTYGID; encoded by the coding sequence TTGTTTACTATGGTGTACATGATCTTTATTAATATTCTTGCGTTTACAATAATGGGGATAGATAAGAAAAAAGCACGCAATGGGGAATATCGTATTAGTGAAAGAACGTTATGGATAGTAGCTGTTATCGGTGGAGGAACGGGCGCTTATCTAGGTATGAAGCAGTTTCGTCACAAGACAAAGCATGCTTCGTTTAAATGGGGGTTTCCTGTTTTAATGGTGATTCAGCTGGGCTTGCTTGTAACGTATGGAATAGATTAA
- the aspA gene encoding aspartate ammonia-lyase, producing MLKTKYRIEKDFLGEKEIPADVYYGIQTLRAVENFPITGYKIHEELIHALAIVKKAAAMANMDTKRLYEGIGNVIVQVADEILSGKWHEYFIVDPIQGGAGTSINMNANEVIANRALELMGNNKGEYGELSPNSHVNMSQSTNDAFPTAIHIATLNLLNKLLETMNDMHVVFKKKAQEFDHIIKMGRTHLQDAVPIRLGQEFEAYSRVIARDIKRISQTRENLYEVNMGATAVGTGLNADPRYIENVVKYLADISGLPLIHAEHLVDGTQNTDCYTEVSAALKICMTNMSKIANDLRLMASGPRAGLGEISLPARQPGSSIMPGKVNPVMAEVINQIAFQVIGNDHTISLASEAGQLELNVMEPVLVFNLLQSISIMNNGFRTFTDHCLSAIEANETRMKEYVDNSVGIITAVNPHLGYEVVSRIAREAILTGKPIRELCLQYDVLTEEELDLILNPFEMTKPGIAGNSLFDRA from the coding sequence ATGTTAAAAACAAAATATCGAATTGAAAAAGACTTTCTAGGTGAAAAAGAAATTCCTGCGGATGTTTACTATGGTATTCAAACACTGCGAGCAGTGGAGAATTTTCCGATTACAGGATATAAAATTCATGAAGAATTGATTCATGCACTAGCAATCGTTAAAAAAGCGGCAGCGATGGCGAATATGGATACAAAGCGCCTTTACGAAGGCATCGGTAATGTAATCGTTCAAGTTGCAGATGAAATCCTATCTGGAAAATGGCACGAATACTTTATCGTTGATCCTATTCAAGGCGGCGCTGGTACTTCCATAAATATGAATGCCAATGAAGTGATTGCCAACCGTGCACTAGAACTAATGGGAAATAATAAAGGTGAATACGGTGAATTAAGTCCGAATAGCCATGTAAATATGTCACAATCGACAAATGATGCATTTCCTACTGCCATTCATATTGCAACACTCAATCTATTAAATAAATTACTAGAAACAATGAATGATATGCATGTCGTATTTAAGAAAAAAGCACAAGAGTTTGATCATATCATTAAAATGGGCCGCACTCATCTGCAAGATGCTGTTCCGATTCGTTTGGGACAGGAATTTGAAGCATATAGCCGCGTAATAGCACGAGATATTAAACGAATTAGTCAAACACGTGAGAACTTATATGAAGTAAATATGGGGGCAACTGCTGTCGGAACAGGTTTAAATGCAGACCCTCGCTATATAGAAAACGTTGTAAAGTATTTAGCTGATATTAGCGGATTGCCACTTATTCATGCCGAGCATCTCGTTGATGGAACGCAAAACACCGATTGTTATACAGAAGTATCAGCAGCACTAAAAATTTGTATGACAAACATGTCCAAAATAGCAAATGATTTACGTTTAATGGCATCCGGTCCACGCGCAGGACTTGGTGAAATTAGCTTACCTGCACGTCAACCTGGTTCTTCCATTATGCCTGGTAAAGTGAATCCGGTTATGGCCGAAGTGATTAACCAAATTGCGTTTCAAGTAATCGGGAACGACCATACAATTTCTCTTGCATCAGAAGCAGGACAGTTAGAATTAAACGTTATGGAACCTGTTCTCGTATTCAATTTATTACAATCAATTAGTATTATGAATAATGGTTTCAGAACCTTTACCGATCACTGTTTATCAGCCATTGAAGCAAACGAAACACGTATGAAAGAATATGTGGACAATAGCGTTGGTATTATTACCGCAGTTAATCCACATCTAGGCTATGAAGTCGTATCACGGATTGCTCGTGAAGCGATTCTAACAGGAAAACCAATTCGGGAGCTTTGCTTGCAGTATGACGTACTAACAGAAGAAGAACTAGACTTAATTTTAAATCCATTCGAAATGACGAAACCAGGCATTGCTGGAAACTCTCTTTTTGATCGAGCATAA
- a CDS encoding M42 family metallopeptidase codes for MTKLDETLTMLKDLTDARGIAGNESEVRQVMKRYIAPYADEITNDGLGSLIAKKTGDANGPKIVVTGHLDEVGFMITQIDSKGFLKFQPVGGWWNQVMLAQRVTIVTRKGDVTGVIGSKPPHILSPEARKKPVEIKDMFIDIGASSKEEAAEWGVRPGDMVVPYFEFTVMNNEKMLLAKAWDNRIGCAIAIDVLKQLKDQQHPNVVYGIGAVQEEVGLRGSKTSTFQVQPDIGFAVDVGIAGDTPGVSEKEAMSKMGDGPQIVLYDASMVSHKGLRDLVTDTADELNIPYQFESIPGGGTDAGSIHVTAKGVPALSIGIATRYIHSHAAMLHRDDYENAVKLVVEVIKRLDRETVDRITYE; via the coding sequence ATGACTAAGTTGGATGAAACATTAACGATGCTTAAAGATTTAACCGATGCAAGAGGGATTGCCGGTAATGAATCAGAAGTAAGACAAGTGATGAAACGATATATTGCACCTTACGCCGATGAAATAACGAATGATGGCTTGGGAAGTTTAATCGCCAAAAAAACAGGTGATGCAAATGGACCAAAGATTGTGGTTACAGGACATCTGGATGAAGTAGGATTTATGATTACGCAAATTGACAGTAAAGGCTTTTTGAAATTTCAGCCAGTAGGTGGTTGGTGGAATCAAGTCATGCTGGCACAGCGCGTAACGATTGTGACAAGAAAAGGCGATGTGACAGGTGTAATTGGTTCAAAACCACCTCATATTTTATCACCTGAAGCTCGAAAGAAACCAGTTGAAATTAAGGATATGTTTATTGATATTGGTGCATCCAGCAAAGAAGAAGCGGCAGAATGGGGAGTACGGCCAGGTGATATGGTTGTACCGTATTTCGAATTTACCGTGATGAACAATGAGAAAATGCTGCTGGCCAAGGCTTGGGATAACCGCATTGGCTGTGCCATTGCTATCGATGTGCTCAAACAGTTGAAAGATCAACAGCATCCAAATGTTGTATACGGAATCGGAGCTGTTCAAGAAGAGGTAGGCTTACGCGGTTCGAAAACATCAACATTCCAAGTGCAGCCGGATATAGGCTTTGCTGTTGATGTCGGCATTGCAGGTGACACACCGGGAGTTTCTGAAAAAGAAGCAATGAGCAAAATGGGCGATGGACCGCAAATCGTTTTATATGATGCATCAATGGTTTCACATAAAGGTTTACGTGATTTAGTAACAGATACAGCGGATGAACTAAACATTCCTTATCAATTTGAATCCATTCCAGGTGGTGGGACAGATGCTGGCTCAATTCATGTAACAGCAAAAGGGGTGCCGGCACTTTCAATTGGTATCGCGACACGCTATATCCATTCTCATGCGGCAATGCTTCATCGCGATGATTATGAAAATGCCGTGAAATTAGTCGTGGAAGTGATTAAACGACTCGATCGTGAAACAGTGGACCGGATTACGTACGAGTGA
- the infC gene encoding translation initiation factor IF-3 has translation MVNEGIRAREVRLIDQNGEQLGIKTKFEALEIAARVNLDLVLVAANAKPPVARIMDYGKHRFEQQKKDKEARKNQKVINLKEVRLSPTIEEHDFNTKLRNAIKFLEKGDKVKASIRFKGRAITHKEIGQRVLDRFSEACKEVATIETHPKMDGRSMFLVLAPKNEK, from the coding sequence ATGGTGAACGAAGGCATCCGTGCCCGCGAAGTTCGTCTTATTGACCAAAATGGAGAGCAACTTGGAATTAAAACGAAATTTGAAGCATTGGAAATTGCCGCTCGTGTGAATCTTGATCTAGTTTTAGTTGCTGCAAATGCAAAGCCTCCTGTAGCCCGTATTATGGACTACGGAAAACACCGCTTCGAGCAGCAAAAGAAAGACAAAGAAGCGCGTAAAAATCAAAAAGTGATCAATTTAAAAGAGGTTCGTCTGAGCCCAACAATTGAAGAGCATGACTTTAACACGAAGCTTCGTAATGCTATCAAATTCCTTGAAAAAGGGGATAAAGTAAAAGCTTCTATCCGCTTTAAAGGACGTGCAATCACACATAAAGAAATCGGACAACGCGTATTAGATCGATTTTCTGAAGCGTGTAAAGAAGTGGCTACGATTGAAACACATCCAAAAATGGATGGGCGCAGCATGTTCTTAGTACTAGCACCGAAAAACGAAAAGTAA
- the rpmI gene encoding 50S ribosomal protein L35, whose product MPKMKTHRGSAKRFKKTGSGKLKRSKAYTSHLFANKSTKAKRKLRKAGLVSTGDFKRIRHMLDNIK is encoded by the coding sequence ATGCCTAAAATGAAAACTCACCGCGGATCTGCTAAACGTTTCAAAAAAACTGGATCCGGCAAACTTAAGCGTTCAAAAGCTTATACAAGCCATTTATTTGCTAACAAATCTACTAAAGCGAAACGTAAACTTCGCAAAGCAGGTCTTGTAAGCACTGGTGACTTCAAACGTATTCGTCATATGTTAGACAACATTAAATAA
- a CDS encoding RNA-guided endonuclease InsQ/TnpB family protein, which translates to MYLTQSNQIRGLSKEQFQQMREMCYYAKNLYNVGLYNIRQHYFVEKTFLKYESNYHVAKINENYKLLQAGVSQQILKVVDRSFKSFFNLINKAKKGDYRFQDIKMPGYLKKDGLFNLIFSTNAINIKDGFFRVAVSNAYKKLHPEHKDILIPFPSRLEGKKIKEVRIVPRNNGQFFHIQYVYEQPCETVELDFNKSLAIDIGLNNLASCVDTNGASFLMDGKKLKSINRLYNKEKARLQSIAMKQGSKYTKQIDSLTLKRNNQVNDYIKKSARIIINHCLENQIGNLVIGYNANFTRNINIGKKNNQQFTQIPFGNLREQLSNLCEQYGIFYKEQEESYTSKASFFDNDELPKWNPANETEHTFSGKRIKRGLYRTSTGYEFNADINGALNILRKSNLLDCTILQARGSLARPSRIRVK; encoded by the coding sequence GTGTATTTAACACAAAGCAATCAAATTCGAGGACTTTCAAAAGAACAATTTCAACAAATGAGAGAAATGTGTTACTATGCAAAGAATCTGTATAACGTCGGACTATATAACATTCGTCAACATTACTTTGTGGAAAAAACATTCTTGAAATATGAATCAAACTACCATGTTGCTAAAATAAATGAAAACTACAAATTACTCCAAGCGGGTGTTTCTCAACAAATTTTAAAAGTAGTAGACCGTTCTTTTAAGAGTTTTTTTAACTTAATTAATAAAGCAAAGAAAGGAGACTATCGTTTTCAAGATATTAAGATGCCTGGCTATTTGAAAAAGGATGGATTGTTTAATCTCATCTTTTCAACAAATGCTATTAATATTAAAGATGGCTTCTTTCGTGTAGCTGTTTCGAATGCTTACAAGAAATTGCATCCTGAACATAAAGACATACTAATCCCTTTTCCTTCTAGGTTAGAGGGCAAAAAGATTAAAGAAGTTCGGATTGTTCCTCGTAACAACGGACAGTTTTTTCATATTCAATACGTATATGAACAACCCTGTGAAACAGTAGAATTAGATTTTAATAAATCCTTAGCCATTGATATTGGACTAAACAATCTTGCTTCTTGTGTGGATACAAACGGGGCATCCTTTTTAATGGATGGGAAAAAACTTAAATCAATTAACCGTTTGTATAACAAAGAAAAGGCTAGATTGCAGTCTATAGCTATGAAACAGGGGTCAAAATACACTAAGCAAATTGATTCATTGACACTAAAACGAAACAATCAAGTGAATGACTATATCAAAAAAAGTGCAAGAATCATCATTAATCATTGTCTTGAAAATCAAATAGGAAATCTAGTCATTGGCTATAATGCAAATTTCACACGAAACATTAATATTGGGAAAAAGAATAACCAACAGTTTACACAAATTCCATTTGGAAACCTAAGAGAACAGCTTTCTAATCTCTGTGAGCAGTACGGCATCTTCTACAAAGAACAAGAAGAATCCTATACAAGTAAGGCTTCATTCTTTGATAATGATGAACTGCCAAAATGGAATCCAGCAAATGAAACGGAACACACTTTTAGTGGAAAACGTATCAAGCGTGGTTTGTACCGTACATCTACTGGATATGAATTTAATGCCGATATTAACGGTGCGTT
- the ytxC gene encoding sporulation protein YtxC, with amino-acid sequence MVLISFQNNNEALKLLQFVSAHSLGGELQQYMICTPEQGLKLDLEERPIEKWLAMLTDVFHSFLVEEKLQSVLEQVIIQKFLYRERDEIDGILQIASSIFEGERNTARKPLFGEEKQIIKDGLQTILTRKLSFSFDSFITFRLKSFHQSLEKYAMLAIDEYKLEQDYQSFIATLRDFLHKRTPKMPYLHLVYQDAFYFYDASYRKLERLEINELVDRHLLANSSIYIESVTLAPLLSIAPERLYIYTDDMEQGLIQTVKRIFEERSVVLPLNAFCMYND; translated from the coding sequence TTGGTTCTTATTTCATTTCAAAATAATAATGAGGCATTAAAACTATTACAGTTTGTCTCTGCCCATTCTCTAGGGGGAGAGCTGCAACAATATATGATATGTACGCCGGAACAAGGTTTAAAATTAGACTTGGAAGAACGGCCGATTGAAAAGTGGCTAGCGATGCTTACAGATGTTTTTCATAGTTTCCTAGTAGAAGAGAAGCTCCAATCAGTACTTGAACAGGTTATCATTCAAAAGTTTCTATATCGTGAGCGAGATGAAATTGATGGGATTCTACAAATTGCGTCTTCAATTTTTGAAGGAGAGAGAAACACGGCTAGAAAGCCTTTGTTCGGGGAAGAAAAGCAAATCATTAAGGACGGTTTGCAAACGATCTTAACAAGGAAACTGTCCTTTTCGTTTGATTCTTTTATAACCTTTCGTTTAAAGTCCTTTCATCAATCTTTAGAAAAATATGCGATGCTCGCAATTGATGAGTATAAACTTGAACAAGATTATCAGAGCTTTATTGCTACATTGCGGGATTTCTTGCATAAACGTACTCCCAAAATGCCCTATCTTCACCTCGTTTATCAAGACGCTTTTTATTTTTATGATGCTTCTTATCGAAAGCTTGAACGGCTTGAAATTAATGAGTTAGTCGATCGCCATTTGTTGGCGAATAGTTCGATTTATATTGAATCCGTGACGCTCGCTCCGCTTTTATCCATCGCTCCAGAGCGGCTTTATATTTATACGGATGATATGGAACAAGGGCTGATTCAAACGGTAAAGCGAATTTTTGAAGAACGTTCGGTTGTATTGCCGTTGAATGCTTTTTGTATGTATAATGATTAA
- the sspI gene encoding small acid-soluble spore protein SspI, whose amino-acid sequence MNLNLRNAIISNVTGNTQEQLEDTIVDAISNGEEKMLPGLGVLFEVIWQNSSQNEKEEMLRALENGLKK is encoded by the coding sequence ATGAACTTAAATTTACGTAATGCCATTATCAGCAATGTAACGGGCAATACACAAGAGCAGCTTGAAGATACAATTGTCGATGCGATTTCAAATGGCGAGGAAAAAATGCTTCCTGGACTTGGTGTACTGTTTGAAGTTATTTGGCAAAATTCCTCACAAAATGAAAAAGAAGAGATGCTTCGTGCATTAGAAAATGGGTTAAAAAAATAA
- a CDS encoding dUTP diphosphatase → MNISKLMDMQAVLDQHIERKHGLETEDLVERKILALLVELGELANETRCFKFWSLRGPSERETILGEYVDGIHFLLSLANGLSFKPTVPEMFTLEQRNLTEQFILLYREISLFQQQVTFESFQTVFTEYIRLGHMLGFSAIDVEQAYITKNEVNHERQQQGY, encoded by the coding sequence ATGAATATTTCCAAATTAATGGACATGCAAGCGGTGCTTGATCAGCATATTGAACGGAAGCATGGGTTAGAAACAGAAGACCTTGTGGAACGAAAAATTTTGGCCCTTTTAGTGGAGTTAGGTGAACTTGCCAATGAAACGCGCTGTTTTAAATTTTGGAGTCTAAGGGGACCTTCTGAGCGAGAAACAATTCTCGGTGAATATGTTGATGGAATTCATTTTCTGCTGTCGCTCGCAAATGGGCTGAGTTTTAAACCGACAGTGCCAGAAATGTTTACATTGGAACAGCGTAATCTGACAGAGCAATTTATTTTATTGTATCGAGAGATTAGTCTGTTTCAGCAACAAGTAACGTTCGAGTCGTTCCAAACGGTATTTACCGAATATATCCGACTAGGGCATATGCTTGGTTTTTCAGCAATCGATGTAGAACAAGCTTATATAACAAAGAATGAAGTGAATCACGAACGGCAGCAGCAGGGCTATTAA